Within Myxococcales bacterium, the genomic segment CGTCAATTTCTCGCACGGGAGTTACCTCGGCCGCAGTTCCGCAGAGGAAGACCTCGTCGGCGACATAAAGCTCGTCTCGGCTTATCTGCCGCTCGACCACCGATAGGCCTAAGTCCTGTGAGAGCGTGATCACCGTATCGCGCGTGATTCCACCCAATAAGCTTCCACCATAACCAGGCGTATGCACGACGCCCTGCTTTACCAAAAAGAGATTCTCGCCGGAGGCCTCCGCCACTGCTCCGTGCGAGTCGAGCATGATGGCTTCCTGATAACCGGATTGCATCACTTCCCGCTTCGCCAGTATGGAGCTCACGTAATGGCCTACCACTTTGCCTTTCGATAGCACCATGTTGATCCCAGGCCGCGTAAATGAGCTGACCTTGGTGCGGATGCCCTTTTCGAGCCCATCATCTCCCAAATATGCCCCCCACTTCCATACCACGACGGCGACATGCGTGGGATTATCCATAGCATGTAGCCCCATAGCTCCGGCGCCAACAAAGACCAAGGGCCGCAAGTAACATTCTTCGAGCTTGTTGATCACGACCGCCTCGAGGCATGCGGCTTCGATCTCATCTGTTGAGAAAGGCATGGGTATGGTCACGATTTTTGCTGAATCGAAAAGCCGTTGGATGTGCTCCTTCAAACGAAATATTGCGCTTCTTCCGTCATCACGTTTGTAGCAACGTATGCCTTCGAAGGCGCCCAAACCGTAATGCAGTGTGTGCGTGAGCACGTGAACCTGGGCTTGGTCCCAGTCTACCCATTTCCCGTCCATCCAAATCTTATCGACCTTGTCCACCATGCCCGCCCTTTCGCTTTTTACATGCCGTCGGGCTCAGACGCCAGACGCGAGAGATCTTCTTCAGCTTCGGTGCGCTCTTTATCGAGAGTCATGGCCTGCCGGTAGGCCGCTTTTGCCGCCGTTGGCTGCCCCAGGGCCTCAAGGACGCGCGCATAGAAAAGGTGTCCCTCGTAAAGATAGGGTGCCGCTTCAGTTAAGCGCTCCAGGCTCTTTAGGGCAAGCATACTTTGATCGCGATCCGGTCCCGAAGCAACATGGCGCGCATAGGCATGGTAGGCGATAAGTTCCGGCTCCGTCGGACAAAGGCGCTCTGCATGTGCAAACAACGCAATGGCCTCTTTGTGTTTCCGCTGCGCAAGCATTCTTTTGGCGGTGCGGAAAATACGCTCGGCTTGAAAACTAAGCTCGACTTGACGATCCACGGATTCGGGGTCCATATGTTCCGGGTTTCCCTGCTCAACGGGCCGAATCTTGCTCCTCGGTCGTTGATTGGGGGTCTCCCCACTTGTAATCTCGGTTGTTTCGAAAGGCTCGTCTTGAGACGGGACAGGGGCTTGTGCGGTGGTTGAGTTTGAAGTGCTTTGAGACATTTGGGGGCGCCCCAGAGAGGGAGCATGTTTGTTAGGATCTTCGAGCCTGGAGCTCGGATGGGCCTCCGGGAGAAACCACACCGCCTCAAGCGATGACATCGCGTAAAGAATCTGGGCGACAGCACCCGGGCGGCGAGGCGCCTTTTGAAGCAACGCGCGTAGTTGCTCAGTGCCGTCTAGGCGCAGGAGTGTCTCTTTAGCCTCTTCCACCAAATCCATTCGCAAAAACATCTCGGCTTTGTCGGGATTGGGTACCACATAGGCCTGCATGTGGGGCTCCAGAATGCGCAACAACCGTTCTGGTGGAATCTTGCGCACAACGCCTTCAAAGATCACCTCAGCAAGGCTCAGCTCGAGCTCTATGACGCCGGGAAACTGCGCCACGTCCGTCGAAAGTTGGTACGAGGCAAGACGCCATCCAAAGAGGTCGAACAGCTTGCGACGAAGTTGTTCCCTTAAAGCCTGCTCGAGCTCCGGCTCGCTCAATGCCCCCATTTCCATGAGGGCTTGGCCCTGAGGCATACGGTCTTGCCGCATGCGTGCGACAGATGCATCCAAGACGGACGGCGATATCTTGCCTAGACGAATGAGCAACCTGCCAAGACATTCATGAACAAGATTGGACTGAACATATACGGGGATACCATTCTTAAAATAGACGATTTTTTTGGGCGTCCCGCCGGTTGTTGTTTTCCGATCGCTCTCAAGCTGGGATATGGCCAAGGCGCCCGTCGTGCGAAGCTCGGCAAATGTTTTCAGCAGTCGAGGGAACGGAGTGGCGGCTAGATCTCCTTTGGCCTTAATTCCCCGTTCGATGAGCTTAGCCTGTGCCTCGACAGCGAGACCTTCGTGTGTCGCATCTAGATCGTCGTCGCTTGTCCAGGTGGTTTTGCCGTCCTCGTTTTCTGGCTCATCGTCGACTTTAGTCTGTCGCTCGCCCTGCTCTCGAGTCGTCCCTGTAGTCATGAGGTCCCGGTGAAAGGCCTCTTGTCCACGGTTGGTGGCGGGCTTAGTGGGTGAGCGGTGAATAATGTCTTCGAGGACCCGAGCGAGCACCGAAGCATTATCGTCTGAAAGCACAAAAGCTGTTGCCTGCAGTTGCTCGCCGAGCTTCTCCAGTACCAGAGGATTGGTGCCACTCTCGGCGGTAAGAATGATGGGGACATGCGCGCCTTGTGGCAGGGCACGGATTTCTCGAGCTGCGCGAAGGTCGGGGCTCCTCGCGAGGGAGACGTGAATAACGGCAGCTTCGCACCCGTGTGCGCGAAAATCCGACGCAGCATCTTCTTTTTTTTCGCATAGCCTGGCGCGATGTCCGATAGCTTCGATCGCGTGCGCAATCGTTCGTGCCATCTGTTTCCGGGGCTGCAAAATCAACACGCAAAGCGCGTTCATTCGCTCCTCCAGGGCGGGGTAAGTTCGAGGTCTCCAAACGTAGCTTCGAATATCGAGCGGACACGCTCGGCATATTTTTGGTAGGTTTTAACAAGAACATCTTGAGACGGCATGCCGTCGCGCTGCCTCACACGCAGCGCAAAGGCGAGCTTAGCCAGCATAGGGTCTTTGGGAGAGACATACACGTGTTTGCGGGTACTCATCAGCTGCAAAAACTGTTCGAGGGTTCGAAACCATACGTAGGCTTCGCTCAAGGCTTGCGTGGCCGCTGCTGAAAGCAGGCGATGTTTGCCCAGCAAAAGAAGACTATCGTGCGTGTGCGATGTCTGAAGTTGAGAATTCTCGCCGTGGGTCATTTGAAGCCACTGCACCACAAATTCAATATCGACCAAACCACCGTAACCGTACTTTGGATCGTAGCGATCAGGTGATTCTACACCAAGTTCCCTCTGCATGCGACCGCGCAGTCTTGCAACCTCATCAGGTCTCGGGGGTTCATGCTGAAAAACGAGCCGGTTAAGCATGGAAGATAGTTTGTTGCGCGAGCGCAGATTTGCAGTAACAGGTCTTGCGCGAATGAGAGCCTGCCGTTCCCACGGTGCCGCCCGGGCTCGGTGATATTGCTCGAAGCCAGCGATTGATGCCACAAGAAGCCCCTGGCGCCCGCTCGGCCGAAGTCGGGTGTCGAGTTCATACCCCGGCCCTTGGGCGTCGGGCTGTGATAGAAGGCGTAATGTGCACTGAGCGATCTTAGAATATGCTTCAATCGCAAGTCCCTGATGCTCTTGCGACAGGGCGGACTGATCATACAAGAAAAACACATCTAGGTCGCTGCCAAATCCAAGCTCGCGCCCGCCCAGTTTCCCCAGCGCGCACACGATTGGTGCCGGCCAACCGGGCTGCGCGCTAAATACGGGGTGCATCGCTAGATCAAGCGCAGTGATGAGCTGTTGATCTGCAAGATGGCTCAACAATCTTCCGGTTTGAAATATCTCAATCTCTCCGTTCACAAAACCAAGACCGATGCGAAGAATGCTGTCCCGCTTTAAGGCGCGAAGACGGGAGGCGATGCTCTCCATATCAGCAAGGGAGGCAATCTCGGCTCGGATATCGGTGTGCGCTTCCGAAATGTCCTGAGCGCCGATGAGTTGTGCAGGGTTTAGAAGCCCTTCAATGATGTCTGGATGACTGACTAGCTGCCGCGAAAGATAAGGGCTGTTTGCAAAGAGGGTGGTGATGCGCCGCAATAGATGTGAGTCGGCAAGCCATTGTGCATAAGAGGCAGCGCCTTTGAATCGATCAAACAGCTCTACAAAAAAATAAAGTGCACTCACCGAATCTTGTGAATCGCGGGCTTCACGCAAAAGCGCGAGGCCGAGCTTGGGTCTCCGGTTTCGTGTGGACTTCCCGAGGGGATAGTCGGCACGTTTGGCCAGGCGTTTAAGATGCGAGAGCGCTTCATCGCTATCAGAGGCGTGCAGGGTCTGAGCAACGTGCTCTCGCAGCGCCTCAGGAGGCGTCGTTTCGAGAAGCATGTCCCAGAGCGCTTCGAGCGGCTCTTCGCTTGGAGCAACAGGCTCTAAATCCAATGTCCGAAACAGCGCGTGAATGAGGGCGCGATGGTGCGCAAGCGATTCAACAAGGTCTCTGGGCAGAAGGCCGAGGGAGGCGGCGAGGTCGCGTTGTTGCGCTTCGGCGGTTGGTAGGAGGTGAGTTTGGTAGCCATGTTGCAAGTGGATTGCATGCTCAAGACGGCGCAAAAACGCCCACGCTTCGGTGAAGGACTCGGATTCGCGGTCAGAAATCAAGCCGGCGTTTCGGAGCGCATGCAGCGCGTCGATGGTGCCAGCCACCTGCAGCTGCGGATGGCGCCCCCCCCAAATCAATTGCAAAGACTGCACAAAGAACTCCGCTTCTCGGATGCCGCCTTCTCCCAGCTTAATATCGCGCTCCGGATCGACGCCACGCTCGTTGCGTGAGCGGAAGAGCAATGATCCCATCTCCGTGGCGATGCGTGGGTTGACTTGGCGGCGGTAGATAAATGGCGCTAACGTACGAAGCAGCGTGGCTCCAAATGCCATATCCCCAGCGATCGGGCGGGCGCGTAAGAGCGCGGCCCGTTCCCACGTTTGCCCCCAACTCTCGTAGTAGCGTTCGGCGCTTGCCATCGAGTTGACCAGCGGGCCGGAACGACCTTCAGGTCTAAGTCGCAAATCGACACGGAAGCAAAAGCCATCTTCCGTGATGTCCGACAACAACTGACAAGCGTAGCGCACGACGCGGGTGTAATATTCATGCACCGAGAGCGAGTCTTCGCCCGTCGTAGCTCCGTCATCGGTCAGGTAAAAGAAGCACAAGTCGATATCGCTGCCTAGATTGAGTTCCGACCCACCTAGTTTCCCCATCCCCAGGACTACGATCGGTACGGGCTGGCCCTGGGCATCGCATGGAAGCCCATGGACGGCGGACAAGGTGCGTCGGGCGACCCGCAGGGCCGCTTCAACGAGGGCATCGGCCAATGTGCTCATTTCGGCACTACTCGCTTCGACATCGGCAAGGCGGAGTGTCTCGCGCAACGCGATCCGCAACAGCGCTTGATGGCGAATGTGGCGTAATGCTTTCTTAACGCAAGGAGCGGACGTCGCGTCCTTTAGTGCATAGTTGAGCTTTTCATCAAGCGCGCCTCTTTGCCATGCAAGGTCGAGCGGCGTCTCGAGCACTCGTGTTAGCAAACGCGGTTGGCTGAGAAGGAGCGGCCAAAGAGAAGGGGCGCGGAATAAAATGGCAGTGACGGCCTTTTGTTCCGTATCCGTGGAAATTTTTCCGCCAGCTTTGGCAAATTCCTCTGTCGCTTGCTGGGCGTTGCCATCGGTAAGCCACAGGTGAAGGTCCTCGGTCATGGTTGACGCTACGCGATGCCTGAAGTAGAAACGCGCGGCTCCATTGTCCGAAAGTAGGTCACCGTGCTTCTGATGTTATCGGAGATGTTTTGGCGCTTGCAACCCGCTCTCCCTCAGGGAGGGGGCGGTGCTGGGGGCGCGTCCGGGGCAAGCCCGAGTGGAAATAGCGTGCAGGGCTGCGGCATGCAGGCCGGCATGCTGGCCGTCATGTTTGCGGTCTTCTACTTCCTCATGATTCGACCCCAACAAAAACGCGCACGCGAGCAGGAAGCTATGCTAAAAGCGCTTAAACCCGGGGATATCGTACGTACCACCGGTGGTATTCGTGGTGAGATCGTGGATATACAGGAAAAGGAAATCACCCTATTGGTCGCTGAAAAGGTCAAGCTCAATGTCCTGCGTTCGCACGTGACGGGGGCGGAGACTTCATCTCGGCCAGGCAGTGCCTAAAACACCATGATGGATCGCGGCTGGTATCTGCGTTTTCTTGTAATGCTGACAAGTGCCGTTCTGGGCTGGCTTGCGCTTTGGCCAAGCCTCGATGCGTGGATTCCAACGCCGCCCCTGGTAAAACAGCTATTTGAAGGCAAGATCGTGCCCGGCCTCGATATTCGCGGGGGCTTACGGCTGATTTATGAGGCTGAGGTTGATGAGGCCATTCGTGATGTCCGAGACACGCGTGTCGAGCAGCTCCAGGAGGCCATTGGCCGGCGGATGAAGATTATCCCCGAAAAAGGCACCCCCACCCGCGGGCAGCTGCAGCAGGTGACTCAAAGGGTTTCAATTGGGCGAGATAACAGTGACATCAAAAAAATCCGTCTGAAGTTTAACAAAGTGGAGGACGCCAAGCTAGTCGACCGCGACCTCTTGAAACAGCTCGGAGACCTTAAGGAAGCCAATCGCGAAGGCGCTCTCGTTGAGCTTGAGGTGCGCGAGGATCGTCTTGCCGCCCTGCGAGACGACGCAGTCCAGCAGGCTAAACGCACTATCGAAAACCGAATTGATGAGCTTCAGCTCAGGCAGACATCGGTTGCTTCCCGTGAGACCGACATTATCATCGAAATTCCGGGCGAGGATGAGTCCACATTTCAACTGACTCGGGAAATCATTGGCAAGACCGCGCGCCTGGAATTCAAGGTCCTCGACGACGATATGAATTTTGTCGCTGGCCTTACCGATGTGCCCGAGGGCATCGAGAAAGTGCCGGAAAGCGCCCCCGTCGGACCCAACCGGCAGGCGAGTACCAGCTACCTGTTGGCGCGAGGCGAGGCGGAGCGCGACAAGCTAGCCAACTATCTGAAGCTGCTACACCAAAGCGGGCGCGTGCCCGATGATCATCAACTCTTATTGGGCTCGGAAGACATCGATGACCCCAACGAGAAAAAACCTGAGGTTGTCTGGCGGACCTATTATCTATATGCGCGTGCGGAGGTGGGCGGCGAGGAAATTCAAGACGCCTGGGTGAGCGAGGGTAGTCGGCCCGAGGATCCGCCCTTTTACGTTTCCATCACATTTCAAAAGCCCCGTGGTGCGAATCTGTTCGAGGAATTGACCGGGCGAAATGTCAAACGCCGAATGGCAATCGTGCTCGATGATCGTGTGGAATCGGCGCCTGTGATTCAGACGAAAATCGCAGGTGGACATGCGCAGATCACCTTGGGCGTAGGCCCCAACATTCAAGCAGAGGCCAAGAACCTCACCATTGTGCTCAAGGCGGGGGCGCTTCCCGTTCCCATCAGGCCATCGAACGAGCAACTGATCGGACCGACCCTGGGTCAAGACTCCGTGCAGCAAGGCGCCATCGGCGCCGCGGTGGGGGTCGGGCTGGTCATGCTATTTATGCTGATTTATTACCAAGTGGGCGGTTTGATCGCCAATCTGATGGTGATGCTCAACCTGGTTATTCTGTTTGCGTTCTTGGCGCTGGCCAGCGCCACCTTGACGCTGCCGGGCATTGCGGGCATCGCGCTCA encodes:
- the yajC gene encoding preprotein translocase subunit YajC, whose protein sequence is MFWRLQPALPQGGGGAGGASGASPSGNSVQGCGMQAGMLAVMFAVFYFLMIRPQQKRAREQEAMLKALKPGDIVRTTGGIRGEIVDIQEKEITLLVAEKVKLNVLRSHVTGAETSSRPGSA
- the glnE gene encoding bifunctional [glutamate--ammonia ligase]-adenylyl-L-tyrosine phosphorylase/[glutamate--ammonia-ligase] adenylyltransferase, producing the protein MTEDLHLWLTDGNAQQATEEFAKAGGKISTDTEQKAVTAILFRAPSLWPLLLSQPRLLTRVLETPLDLAWQRGALDEKLNYALKDATSAPCVKKALRHIRHQALLRIALRETLRLADVEASSAEMSTLADALVEAALRVARRTLSAVHGLPCDAQGQPVPIVVLGMGKLGGSELNLGSDIDLCFFYLTDDGATTGEDSLSVHEYYTRVVRYACQLLSDITEDGFCFRVDLRLRPEGRSGPLVNSMASAERYYESWGQTWERAALLRARPIAGDMAFGATLLRTLAPFIYRRQVNPRIATEMGSLLFRSRNERGVDPERDIKLGEGGIREAEFFVQSLQLIWGGRHPQLQVAGTIDALHALRNAGLISDRESESFTEAWAFLRRLEHAIHLQHGYQTHLLPTAEAQQRDLAASLGLLPRDLVESLAHHRALIHALFRTLDLEPVAPSEEPLEALWDMLLETTPPEALREHVAQTLHASDSDEALSHLKRLAKRADYPLGKSTRNRRPKLGLALLREARDSQDSVSALYFFVELFDRFKGAASYAQWLADSHLLRRITTLFANSPYLSRQLVSHPDIIEGLLNPAQLIGAQDISEAHTDIRAEIASLADMESIASRLRALKRDSILRIGLGFVNGEIEIFQTGRLLSHLADQQLITALDLAMHPVFSAQPGWPAPIVCALGKLGGRELGFGSDLDVFFLYDQSALSQEHQGLAIEAYSKIAQCTLRLLSQPDAQGPGYELDTRLRPSGRQGLLVASIAGFEQYHRARAAPWERQALIRARPVTANLRSRNKLSSMLNRLVFQHEPPRPDEVARLRGRMQRELGVESPDRYDPKYGYGGLVDIEFVVQWLQMTHGENSQLQTSHTHDSLLLLGKHRLLSAAATQALSEAYVWFRTLEQFLQLMSTRKHVYVSPKDPMLAKLAFALRVRQRDGMPSQDVLVKTYQKYAERVRSIFEATFGDLELTPPWRSE
- the secD gene encoding protein translocase subunit SecD, whose amino-acid sequence is MMDRGWYLRFLVMLTSAVLGWLALWPSLDAWIPTPPLVKQLFEGKIVPGLDIRGGLRLIYEAEVDEAIRDVRDTRVEQLQEAIGRRMKIIPEKGTPTRGQLQQVTQRVSIGRDNSDIKKIRLKFNKVEDAKLVDRDLLKQLGDLKEANREGALVELEVREDRLAALRDDAVQQAKRTIENRIDELQLRQTSVASRETDIIIEIPGEDESTFQLTREIIGKTARLEFKVLDDDMNFVAGLTDVPEGIEKVPESAPVGPNRQASTSYLLARGEAERDKLANYLKLLHQSGRVPDDHQLLLGSEDIDDPNEKKPEVVWRTYYLYARAEVGGEEIQDAWVSEGSRPEDPPFYVSITFQKPRGANLFEELTGRNVKRRMAIVLDDRVESAPVIQTKIAGGHAQITLGVGPNIQAEAKNLTIVLKAGALPVPIRPSNEQLIGPTLGQDSVQQGAIGAAVGVGLVMLFMLIYYQVGGLIANLMVMLNLVILFAFLALASATLTLPGIAGIALTVGMAVDANVLIMERIREELRDGKSARIAVDQGFRRAFWSIMDGQLTTFIAGIVLYQFGTGPIRGFAVTLMAGILSSLFTGVFCSRVCFEWWVRRRNLQRLRVG
- a CDS encoding branched-chain amino acid transaminase, with translation MVDKVDKIWMDGKWVDWDQAQVHVLTHTLHYGLGAFEGIRCYKRDDGRSAIFRLKEHIQRLFDSAKIVTIPMPFSTDEIEAACLEAVVINKLEECYLRPLVFVGAGAMGLHAMDNPTHVAVVVWKWGAYLGDDGLEKGIRTKVSSFTRPGINMVLSKGKVVGHYVSSILAKREVMQSGYQEAIMLDSHGAVAEASGENLFLVKQGVVHTPGYGGSLLGGITRDTVITLSQDLGLSVVERQISRDELYVADEVFLCGTAAEVTPVREIDDRVVGEGHRGPITTAIQERFFQVVRGKETLHPEWLSFVERLPK
- a CDS encoding DUF4388 domain-containing protein; its protein translation is MNALCVLILQPRKQMARTIAHAIEAIGHRARLCEKKEDAASDFRAHGCEAAVIHVSLARSPDLRAAREIRALPQGAHVPIILTAESGTNPLVLEKLGEQLQATAFVLSDDNASVLARVLEDIIHRSPTKPATNRGQEAFHRDLMTTGTTREQGERQTKVDDEPENEDGKTTWTSDDDLDATHEGLAVEAQAKLIERGIKAKGDLAATPFPRLLKTFAELRTTGALAISQLESDRKTTTGGTPKKIVYFKNGIPVYVQSNLVHECLGRLLIRLGKISPSVLDASVARMRQDRMPQGQALMEMGALSEPELEQALREQLRRKLFDLFGWRLASYQLSTDVAQFPGVIELELSLAEVIFEGVVRKIPPERLLRILEPHMQAYVVPNPDKAEMFLRMDLVEEAKETLLRLDGTEQLRALLQKAPRRPGAVAQILYAMSSLEAVWFLPEAHPSSRLEDPNKHAPSLGRPQMSQSTSNSTTAQAPVPSQDEPFETTEITSGETPNQRPRSKIRPVEQGNPEHMDPESVDRQVELSFQAERIFRTAKRMLAQRKHKEAIALFAHAERLCPTEPELIAYHAYARHVASGPDRDQSMLALKSLERLTEAAPYLYEGHLFYARVLEALGQPTAAKAAYRQAMTLDKERTEAEEDLSRLASEPDGM